A genomic window from Parvularcula sp. LCG005 includes:
- a CDS encoding class I SAM-dependent methyltransferase, which translates to MTADPANGYDAAAEAFISARSHIGKALVTEWVAGLNDNAAVLDIGAGHGVLTEIIAASGRPVWAIEPSPRLCEAFRARLPDIPIACEKAEDSAFFDRKFDGITAIGVIFLLPPATQRAVLLRSAQVLRPGGQLLFSAPVQACEWTDVLTGQVSQSLGRDAYQAILRKAGLDLRGIREDEGGSSYYLAARDGA; encoded by the coding sequence ATGACGGCTGACCCTGCCAATGGATATGATGCTGCGGCAGAGGCATTTATCAGTGCCCGATCCCATATCGGGAAGGCGCTGGTCACTGAGTGGGTGGCGGGCCTCAATGACAATGCGGCGGTTCTGGACATTGGTGCCGGGCATGGTGTCCTGACAGAAATCATTGCCGCGTCCGGACGCCCGGTCTGGGCCATCGAGCCCTCGCCCCGCCTGTGCGAGGCATTTCGAGCCCGACTGCCGGATATACCGATTGCCTGTGAAAAGGCAGAAGACAGCGCTTTTTTTGACCGAAAATTCGACGGGATCACGGCGATCGGCGTCATCTTCCTTCTACCTCCCGCCACCCAGCGCGCTGTTTTGTTGCGGTCGGCGCAAGTCCTTCGCCCCGGCGGTCAGCTTCTTTTCTCCGCACCTGTGCAGGCCTGTGAATGGACCGACGTTCTGACCGGTCAGGTCTCACAATCGCTGGGCCGCGACGCCTATCAGGCGATCTTGCGCAAAGCGGGCCTGGACTTGCGCGGCATCCGCGAGGACGAAGGCGGATCGTCCTATTATCTCGCCGCCAGGGACGGGGCTTAA
- a CDS encoding NAD(P)/FAD-dependent oxidoreductase, protein MERFDVIIVGAGHAGAQAAAVLRQAKFTGSIALVGDEPEYPYHRPPLSKEYMAGEKTFDRILLKATQYWTDQNIELLRDTQIVAIDPAQQRVVTARGKDIGYGSLVWAAGGTPRRLSCPGASLGGVTTIRARADIDRIMNRLEHIDNVVVIGGGYIGLEAAAVLRKMGRAVTVVEAQSRVLSRVAGPMIADYMTARHRSAGCDFRLATGVQQLIGEQGQVEAVQLANGEQLPADLVVVGIGIEPNVAPLLAIGAEGGNGVLVDDQCRTTLDNIYAIGDCALHVNRYADNATIRLESVQNANDMAAVAAKTIAGLAAEYNSVPWFWSNQFDIRLQTMGLSSGFDEELVRGDPSTDSFSVFYRRNGRLTACDSVNAPADYVQSKMLIMRGGQVDAAALTDPGVMLKDLA, encoded by the coding sequence ATGGAAAGATTTGATGTCATCATCGTGGGGGCCGGTCATGCCGGTGCGCAGGCGGCCGCCGTTTTGCGGCAGGCAAAATTTACAGGCTCGATCGCGCTGGTGGGCGATGAGCCTGAGTATCCCTACCATCGGCCTCCTCTGTCCAAAGAGTATATGGCCGGAGAGAAGACTTTCGACCGAATCCTCTTGAAAGCAACTCAATACTGGACCGACCAGAATATCGAACTGCTGCGCGACACACAGATTGTCGCCATCGATCCCGCGCAGCAGCGGGTCGTGACCGCACGTGGCAAGGATATCGGCTATGGTTCGCTGGTCTGGGCAGCGGGGGGAACCCCGCGCCGACTGTCCTGTCCCGGCGCATCGCTGGGCGGGGTGACTACCATCCGTGCACGTGCTGATATTGATCGCATCATGAACCGGCTGGAGCACATCGATAATGTCGTGGTCATTGGCGGCGGCTATATCGGGCTGGAGGCAGCTGCGGTCCTGCGAAAGATGGGCCGTGCGGTGACGGTCGTTGAGGCGCAGAGCCGCGTTCTGTCTCGGGTGGCGGGACCAATGATCGCTGACTACATGACCGCGCGGCATCGGTCCGCAGGCTGCGATTTCCGTCTCGCTACCGGTGTGCAACAGTTGATTGGTGAGCAGGGGCAGGTCGAGGCTGTTCAGCTTGCCAATGGCGAACAGCTTCCGGCGGATCTCGTGGTTGTTGGTATCGGTATTGAACCGAACGTGGCACCGCTTCTGGCGATCGGGGCGGAAGGGGGCAATGGCGTCCTCGTCGATGATCAATGCCGGACGACGCTCGACAATATCTATGCGATTGGCGACTGCGCGCTGCATGTCAATCGGTATGCGGATAACGCGACAATCCGGCTTGAATCGGTGCAGAATGCCAATGACATGGCGGCGGTGGCCGCCAAGACGATTGCCGGTCTTGCGGCTGAGTACAATTCGGTGCCGTGGTTCTGGTCGAACCAGTTTGACATCCGCTTGCAGACAATGGGGCTGTCATCAGGCTTTGATGAAGAATTAGTGCGCGGCGATCCGTCAACGGACAGTTTTTCCGTATTCTATCGCCGTAACGGGCGGCTGACCGCATGTGACAGTGTGAATGCGCCGGCGGACTATGTGCAGTCCAAGATGCTGATCATGCGGGGCGGGCAGGTGGACGCCGCGGCCCTGACAGATCCCGGCGTCATGCTGAAAGACCTGGCTTAA
- a CDS encoding helix-turn-helix transcriptional regulator, with amino-acid sequence MGSVVVPWSFVEPLVTTIGLSAADAEDAITSSGIAVQPGDDLSLGDYFRVRAAFVAKLQDETCRMSSRQLVPGSTQFVLNHIPPRGTLAEVMTVLAEAYNLLHGGAFNRVESHTDTVDFVVDDSNFPYNADVGADYKLFLMESTLIYLFGLLAIIAPHWATHSLRQVEIRRPAGESAGHLNFWSMPIKQGSDSYRLVFDLERASRPFNGRDDLPTSNGALDQEIAAAIDTLSDDGATGRGLVADVEAILLSGETEQESVAALLQMSSATLRRHLSQEGESFRDVRKRILNAQAKVLLRAKISIADVAQQLGFSDIRSFNRAFQQWNGLTPHAYRTELKSILQIAE; translated from the coding sequence ATGGGGTCAGTTGTAGTACCCTGGAGCTTTGTCGAGCCTCTTGTCACGACGATCGGCCTGTCCGCTGCCGATGCTGAGGATGCCATTACGTCTTCTGGCATCGCTGTGCAGCCGGGTGATGACCTCTCTTTGGGCGACTATTTCCGGGTTCGCGCCGCGTTCGTCGCGAAGCTTCAGGATGAGACCTGTCGCATGTCGTCGCGGCAGCTGGTCCCCGGATCGACGCAATTCGTCCTGAACCACATCCCGCCGCGCGGCACGCTGGCCGAGGTGATGACGGTTCTGGCGGAAGCCTATAATCTGCTGCATGGCGGCGCGTTCAACCGGGTCGAGAGCCATACCGACACCGTCGACTTCGTCGTGGATGACAGCAATTTCCCCTATAACGCCGATGTGGGTGCCGACTATAAGCTGTTCCTGATGGAGAGTACGCTCATCTATCTGTTCGGGCTGCTCGCCATCATCGCCCCGCACTGGGCCACCCACAGCCTGCGGCAGGTGGAAATCCGGCGGCCGGCGGGTGAAAGCGCCGGGCATCTGAATTTCTGGTCCATGCCGATCAAACAGGGCAGTGACAGCTATCGCCTTGTTTTCGATCTGGAACGCGCCTCCCGTCCGTTCAACGGGCGGGACGATCTGCCGACCAGCAACGGTGCGCTGGACCAAGAGATTGCGGCGGCGATTGATACGCTCTCGGATGATGGCGCCACTGGTCGCGGCCTCGTCGCCGATGTGGAAGCGATCCTCCTCAGCGGCGAGACGGAACAGGAATCCGTTGCTGCGCTCCTGCAGATGAGCTCCGCCACCCTGCGCCGGCATCTGTCACAGGAAGGCGAAAGCTTTCGCGATGTGCGCAAGCGTATCCTGAACGCCCAGGCGAAGGTCCTTTTGCGGGCGAAAATATCCATCGCGGACGTGGCCCAGCAATTGGGCTTTTCGGATATCCGTAGCTTCAATCGCGCCTTCCAGCAGTGGAACGGCCTGACGCCCCACGCTTACCGCACCGAACTGAAGAGCATTCTCCAAATAGCCGAGTGA
- a CDS encoding TonB-dependent receptor → MKSFRQPMLRHALFAGASIAALSGWGPVAAQTADGAYESDDTIVVSARRREETLQDVPLAVTAATADELNQIGAVDITSVQRITPNATIEVARGSNSTLIAFIRGVGQQDPLWGFEPGVGVYVDDVFIARPQGAVLDIFDLERIEVLRGPQGTLYGRNTIGGAIKYVTKRMDMDNPTFSARANVGSYGQFDQILSGSVPLGETFAIGGAIANYKRDGYGTNLNTGAEHYNKDLRAYRLSAEWAPTDTFSIRISGDKTEDDSNAKHGHRLLPSADGTVPVTDNVYDTRAGLGDGNKVVTQGASLTAEWDVNDMFTVKSVTAYRESDTVTPIDFDALPEPDFDVPARYIDDQFSQEFQLLFNTDRLSGIAGVYYLDGNASGEFDAVLSALGLSIYTSGDQKKENFSVYADMTYDVTDRLSVSVGGRYTEDETTADVNREVWLGLGSGSFFPENTTSIFAGRQTGYEGLNRKDDQFTPRVSVAYEATPNTNLYASYSEGFKAGGFDPRARGDLDPLGLSQEGFAPEKVKSYEVGMKGSAADGRLTYAIAAFLADYTDQQITVQSGADSDNDGTNDTFVSSVFNAGSSTYKGVEIESAFRATDNLTLTAMMGYIDAEIDEIVSAGVNIADQFVTQNTPELQARLGFAYEYPETVYGGSLQFNGAAEYRSEYYLFNVPNPGFDAGDSVIFPAGGPALDPDEYTLLNLSANWTSSDDRYRIGLHGRNLTQEEYRVAAYNFVTPSQLGLDSAYSAFYGAPRTVTATFEYRY, encoded by the coding sequence ATGAAATCATTTCGTCAACCCATGCTTCGTCACGCCTTGTTCGCAGGCGCATCAATTGCCGCGCTGTCGGGGTGGGGCCCTGTCGCCGCGCAAACCGCCGATGGCGCCTATGAAAGCGATGACACGATCGTCGTCAGTGCCCGTCGTCGGGAAGAGACATTGCAGGATGTGCCCCTCGCCGTCACAGCCGCCACAGCAGATGAATTGAATCAGATTGGCGCCGTCGATATCACGTCGGTACAGCGTATTACGCCCAACGCGACGATCGAAGTGGCGCGCGGCTCGAACTCGACGCTCATCGCTTTCATTCGCGGTGTTGGACAGCAGGATCCGCTTTGGGGCTTTGAGCCTGGCGTCGGCGTCTATGTGGACGATGTCTTTATTGCCCGGCCACAGGGTGCAGTGCTCGATATCTTCGACCTTGAGCGAATCGAAGTGCTGCGCGGACCGCAAGGGACACTTTACGGTCGCAACACAATTGGCGGGGCCATCAAATACGTCACCAAGCGTATGGACATGGATAACCCGACCTTCTCGGCACGTGCCAATGTCGGCTCCTATGGTCAGTTCGACCAAATCCTGTCTGGCTCGGTACCGCTGGGTGAGACATTTGCGATCGGCGGCGCCATTGCCAATTACAAACGCGACGGGTACGGCACAAACCTGAACACCGGCGCCGAGCACTACAACAAGGACCTCCGCGCCTATCGCCTGAGTGCAGAATGGGCCCCGACGGATACGTTCAGCATCCGGATCTCCGGTGATAAGACAGAAGACGATTCCAACGCCAAGCACGGTCACCGCCTTCTGCCGAGCGCCGACGGTACGGTGCCCGTCACCGACAATGTCTATGACACGCGCGCCGGCCTTGGCGATGGCAACAAGGTTGTGACCCAAGGTGCATCACTGACGGCGGAATGGGATGTGAACGACATGTTCACCGTGAAATCCGTCACCGCCTATCGCGAAAGCGATACCGTGACGCCGATCGATTTCGACGCCCTCCCAGAACCCGATTTTGACGTTCCCGCACGCTATATCGACGACCAGTTCAGCCAGGAATTCCAGCTCCTGTTCAACACGGACCGCCTGTCCGGTATCGCCGGGGTCTACTATCTCGACGGCAATGCGTCGGGTGAGTTCGACGCTGTGCTGTCGGCGCTGGGCCTGAGCATTTACACTTCAGGCGACCAGAAGAAGGAAAACTTCTCGGTCTATGCGGATATGACCTATGACGTGACCGATCGTCTGAGTGTGTCGGTCGGCGGTCGCTACACGGAGGATGAAACAACGGCGGACGTTAATCGCGAAGTCTGGCTTGGCCTCGGGTCCGGCTCCTTCTTCCCGGAGAACACCACGTCGATCTTCGCCGGTCGCCAGACGGGGTATGAGGGCCTTAACCGAAAGGATGACCAGTTCACCCCGCGCGTTTCGGTTGCCTATGAAGCGACACCGAACACCAATCTGTACGCCTCCTATTCTGAAGGCTTCAAGGCAGGCGGCTTTGACCCTCGCGCACGCGGTGACCTCGATCCGCTCGGTCTGTCCCAAGAAGGGTTCGCCCCTGAAAAGGTCAAGAGCTATGAAGTCGGCATGAAGGGCAGCGCAGCGGATGGTCGCCTGACCTATGCCATCGCCGCCTTCCTCGCCGACTATACCGACCAGCAGATCACGGTGCAGTCGGGCGCTGATTCCGATAATGACGGGACCAATGACACCTTCGTATCGTCCGTCTTCAACGCCGGGTCTTCGACCTATAAGGGCGTTGAGATCGAGAGCGCGTTCCGCGCGACCGACAATCTGACCCTGACCGCGATGATGGGGTATATCGACGCCGAGATCGACGAGATCGTCTCTGCCGGTGTGAACATCGCCGATCAGTTCGTGACTCAGAACACGCCGGAGCTTCAGGCACGGCTCGGCTTTGCCTACGAATATCCTGAAACGGTCTATGGCGGCTCATTGCAGTTCAACGGGGCTGCTGAATATCGCAGCGAGTACTACCTGTTCAACGTGCCGAACCCCGGCTTTGACGCTGGCGACAGTGTCATCTTTCCGGCCGGTGGCCCCGCCCTCGACCCGGATGAGTACACATTGCTGAACCTGAGCGCGAACTGGACGTCGTCTGACGACCGTTATCGGATCGGCCTGCATGGTCGCAACCTGACGCAGGAAGAGTACCGCGTGGCGGCCTATAACTTCGTGACGCCAAGCCAGCTTGGTCTCGACAGTGCGTACTCCGCTTTCTACGGCGCCCCGCGCACCGTGACAGCGACGTTCGAATACCGCTACTAA